In Streptococcus oralis, a single window of DNA contains:
- a CDS encoding thiamine pyrophosphate-dependent dehydrogenase E1 component subunit alpha: protein MSTLDKNLLLEMFRKMEEIRRMDLKIAQLVKKGKVPGMTHFSVGEEAANVGAMLALNPDDLITSNHRGHGQAIAKGIDLNGMMAEILGKYTGTCKGKGGSMHIADLDAGNLGANGIVGGGMGIAVGAALSQQMQNTGKIVVCFFGDGATNEGVFHEAVNMASIWKLPVIFYCINNGYGISADIKKMTNVEHIHQRSAAYGIPGMFIEDGNNVIDVYEGFKKAVDHVRGGNGPVLIESITYRWLGHSSSDPGKYRTREEVELWKQKDPIENLRNYLIENNIASAEELEKIQAQVKEAVEASVKFAEESPFPPLESAFEDIYAD, encoded by the coding sequence ATGTCAACTTTAGATAAGAATCTTTTGCTAGAGATGTTCCGTAAGATGGAAGAAATCCGTCGCATGGACTTAAAAATCGCTCAGTTAGTGAAAAAGGGGAAAGTTCCCGGTATGACTCACTTTTCTGTCGGAGAGGAAGCTGCTAACGTCGGAGCGATGCTGGCTCTTAATCCAGATGATCTGATTACCTCAAATCACCGTGGACATGGGCAAGCTATTGCTAAGGGGATTGACCTTAACGGAATGATGGCTGAAATCCTTGGAAAATACACTGGAACCTGTAAAGGAAAAGGTGGTTCTATGCACATCGCCGACTTAGATGCGGGTAACCTTGGTGCCAATGGTATCGTAGGTGGTGGTATGGGAATCGCTGTTGGCGCAGCCCTCAGTCAGCAAATGCAAAACACTGGAAAAATCGTCGTCTGCTTCTTTGGAGATGGCGCGACCAACGAAGGTGTTTTCCACGAAGCAGTGAACATGGCTTCTATTTGGAAACTTCCTGTTATTTTCTACTGCATTAACAACGGTTATGGGATTTCTGCGGATATCAAGAAAATGACCAATGTGGAGCATATCCATCAACGTAGTGCGGCATATGGAATTCCTGGAATGTTTATAGAAGATGGCAACAATGTCATCGATGTTTATGAAGGATTTAAGAAAGCCGTAGACCATGTTCGTGGCGGCAATGGCCCAGTTTTGATCGAAAGTATCACTTATCGCTGGCTTGGTCACTCATCATCTGACCCTGGTAAATATCGTACCCGTGAAGAAGTGGAATTGTGGAAACAAAAAGACCCAATTGAAAACCTCCGCAATTACCTTATTGAAAATAACATTGCTAGCGCTGAAGAATTGGAAAAAATTCAAGCACAAGTCAAGGAAGCAGTAGAAGCTTCTGTTAAATTTGCAGAAGAAAGCCCATTCCCACCGCTTGAATCAGCCTTTGAAGATATTTACGCAGACTAA
- a CDS encoding MATE family efflux transporter, with translation MYPTHQFKDKFVLFLKIFFPILIYQFANYSASFVDTTMTGQYNTMDLAGVSTATSLWNPFFTFLTGIVSAMVPIIGHHLGRGKKEEVASDFYQFIYLAFGLSLVLLGMVVFLAPPVLNNIGLEAQVASVAVSYLWYLSIGIIPLLLFSVIRSLLDSLGLTKLSMYLMLLLLPLNSGFNYLLIYGAFGFPELGGAGAGLGTSLAYWVLLGISILVLFKQERLKALHLEKRIPLNIDKIKEGVRLGLPIGGTVFAEVAIFSVVGLIMAKFSSLIIASHQSAMNFSSLMYAFPMSISSAMAIVVSYEVGAKRFEDAKTYARLGRVTALIFAGLTLSFLYIFRDRVASLYGNDPHFIETTAVFLTYSLFFQLADTFAAPLQGILRGYKDTIVPFYLGLIGYWGVAIPLGYLLDQSTDLGAFAYWIGLIASLIVSGCLYQWRLKTVMKRLS, from the coding sequence ATGTATCCAACCCATCAATTTAAAGACAAGTTTGTCTTATTTCTTAAGATATTTTTCCCTATTCTGATCTATCAATTTGCCAATTATTCTGCCTCTTTTGTTGATACAACTATGACTGGGCAGTACAATACCATGGACTTGGCAGGAGTATCAACTGCAACGAGTCTATGGAATCCTTTCTTTACTTTTTTAACAGGGATTGTTTCGGCCATGGTTCCCATCATCGGCCATCATCTGGGACGGGGTAAAAAGGAAGAAGTAGCATCTGACTTTTACCAATTTATCTACTTGGCTTTCGGACTGTCTTTGGTCTTGCTTGGAATGGTAGTATTCTTAGCGCCACCTGTCTTAAACAACATCGGACTAGAAGCTCAAGTAGCTTCAGTTGCAGTTTCTTATCTTTGGTACCTTTCTATCGGGATTATTCCCTTGTTGCTTTTTAGTGTCATTCGGTCTTTGTTAGATTCTCTTGGATTGACCAAACTATCTATGTATCTCATGCTCCTATTACTTCCGCTCAATAGTGGTTTTAACTATCTCTTGATATATGGAGCATTCGGTTTCCCTGAGCTTGGTGGCGCAGGAGCAGGACTAGGAACTTCACTAGCCTATTGGGTTTTATTGGGGATTTCTATTCTTGTTTTATTCAAACAAGAAAGGTTAAAAGCGTTACATCTTGAAAAACGCATTCCACTAAATATAGATAAAATCAAGGAAGGTGTTCGATTAGGTCTACCAATCGGGGGAACCGTCTTTGCTGAAGTAGCTATCTTTTCTGTGGTTGGCTTGATCATGGCTAAGTTTTCATCGCTCATCATCGCCAGTCACCAGTCAGCTATGAATTTTTCGAGTCTCATGTATGCTTTTCCTATGAGTATTTCCTCTGCTATGGCTATTGTTGTGTCTTACGAGGTGGGGGCTAAACGTTTTGAGGATGCAAAAACCTATGCTCGTCTGGGAAGAGTAACCGCCCTTATTTTTGCAGGTCTTACCCTATCTTTTCTCTACATTTTTAGAGATCGTGTAGCAAGTCTATATGGAAATGACCCTCACTTCATTGAAACCACGGCTGTTTTCCTGACATACAGTCTCTTTTTCCAGCTAGCTGATACCTTTGCGGCTCCGCTCCAAGGAATTTTAAGAGGGTATAAGGACACTATCGTTCCTTTCTATCTTGGTCTAATCGGATATTGGGGAGTAGCGATACCTCTAGGATATCTACTAGATCAATCAACTGACTTAGGGGCATTTGCCTACTGGATTGGGTTAATTGCCAGCTTGATTGTTTCTGGTTGTTTGTATCAATGGCGTTTGAAAACCGTAATGAAAAGATTGAGCTAA